Proteins encoded in a region of the Synechococcus sp. BIOS-U3-1 genome:
- the recG gene encoding ATP-dependent DNA helicase RecG, which yields MVAQPAGDSSTQLNAGLDFQALERFLVWIRPLQQALSLEVDRGFSNLQGRHERFHSFMLRELATPPQIPLPGDVPPRLQALAEGFADYASLDDAARRRQVTVVRQWLHALRQRLEPSAPMAPPRLKVAQRSSSSAASTSAAPGLDSPLAQVKGIGPKLAERLASLGLLLVRDLILHYPRDYVDYSALRRIDALVPGETATIVATVRRCHGFTSPRNPNLSIIELQLQDPTARIKVTRFLAGKRFSNPSYLHGQTRQYPNGATVAVSGLVKSGPYGISFQDPLIEVMESAQAPLRSSRIGRLLPVYPLTEGLTADRFRSLIERVLPSVRLWPEPLPRVRRDARQLLSRDRALVAIHRPESSDQLQQARHRLVFDEFLLLQLGLMQRRAALKQRSAPSLSSSATDRDGLLGQFLNMLPFEFTAAQQRVLAEIEADLNRQEPMARLVQGDVGSGKTVVAVAALLRAIQAGWQGAMMAPTEVLAEQHYRSLCGWMPALHVTVELLTGSTPQKQRRRILADVASGACKILVGTHALLEDPVAFARLGLVVVDEQHRFGVRQRNRLLGKGLQPHLLTMTATPIPRTLALSLHGDLDVSQIDELPPGRTPIRTAMITGSNRDEAYSLIRDEVDKGQRAYVVLPLVEESEKMDLRSAVDVHRQLADEVFPDLPVGLLHGRLASADKQSVIRSFASGETKVLVSTTVVEVGVDVPEASVMVIDHADRFGLAQLHQLRGRVGRGAAASHCLLINDSRNPLARQRLEVLVRSTDGFEIAEMDLRLRGPGQVLGTRQSGLPDLALASLADDGSVLEEAREEAADILREDPELRDYVVLRRLLDEQRSRVTSAAQLN from the coding sequence TTGGTGGCCCAACCAGCCGGAGACTCCTCAACTCAGTTGAATGCCGGCCTGGACTTCCAGGCTCTTGAGAGATTCCTGGTGTGGATCCGACCTCTGCAGCAAGCGTTGTCACTCGAGGTCGACCGGGGTTTCAGCAATCTTCAAGGCCGCCATGAACGCTTTCACAGCTTCATGCTGCGCGAGTTGGCAACTCCTCCGCAGATTCCTTTGCCAGGCGATGTTCCGCCTCGGCTTCAGGCTTTGGCGGAGGGATTCGCCGACTATGCATCCCTGGACGATGCAGCCCGCCGCCGACAGGTCACTGTCGTCAGGCAATGGCTTCATGCTCTGCGCCAGCGGCTTGAGCCATCAGCACCTATGGCTCCTCCACGTTTGAAGGTTGCCCAACGATCGTCGTCCTCTGCTGCATCCACGTCCGCCGCTCCCGGTCTCGACAGTCCACTCGCCCAGGTGAAAGGGATCGGTCCGAAACTTGCGGAACGGCTGGCCAGCTTGGGGCTGTTGCTGGTGCGTGATCTGATCCTCCACTACCCCAGGGATTACGTCGACTATTCCGCACTGCGACGCATCGATGCCCTTGTGCCTGGTGAAACAGCGACGATCGTGGCAACGGTGCGCCGCTGCCATGGCTTCACCAGTCCCCGTAATCCCAATCTGTCGATCATTGAGCTGCAGCTTCAGGATCCGACAGCACGGATCAAGGTGACCCGTTTCCTAGCGGGCAAGCGGTTCAGCAATCCCTCTTATTTGCATGGTCAAACCCGTCAATACCCCAATGGAGCCACGGTGGCTGTTAGTGGTCTTGTCAAAAGTGGGCCCTATGGAATCAGTTTTCAGGATCCACTGATCGAAGTGATGGAAAGTGCTCAGGCACCACTTCGTTCCAGCCGTATTGGCAGGCTTTTGCCAGTGTATCCGCTAACGGAGGGGCTGACAGCGGACCGCTTTCGATCCCTGATCGAACGTGTCCTGCCATCGGTGCGTCTATGGCCGGAGCCACTTCCCAGGGTCCGGCGGGATGCACGGCAGCTGCTCAGTCGAGATCGAGCCTTGGTGGCGATTCACCGCCCTGAGTCATCCGATCAACTTCAGCAGGCCAGGCATCGCCTGGTCTTTGATGAATTTTTGCTGCTTCAGCTCGGCTTGATGCAACGCCGCGCGGCACTGAAGCAGCGCTCCGCTCCCTCTCTGAGCAGCAGCGCTACAGATCGCGATGGGTTGCTGGGTCAGTTTCTCAACATGCTGCCGTTCGAATTCACTGCTGCACAGCAGCGGGTGCTGGCGGAGATCGAAGCGGATTTAAATCGGCAGGAACCAATGGCTCGACTGGTTCAAGGGGATGTGGGCAGCGGCAAGACGGTCGTTGCTGTGGCAGCACTTTTGAGAGCTATTCAGGCCGGTTGGCAGGGGGCAATGATGGCTCCTACCGAGGTACTCGCTGAGCAGCACTACCGCAGTCTCTGCGGCTGGATGCCAGCTCTGCATGTCACTGTTGAGCTACTCACAGGTTCGACTCCCCAGAAGCAACGGCGCAGGATCCTTGCTGACGTTGCTTCTGGAGCATGCAAAATTCTGGTCGGTACACACGCCCTCCTCGAGGATCCGGTGGCCTTCGCTCGTCTTGGCCTCGTGGTCGTAGACGAACAGCACCGTTTCGGCGTGCGTCAACGTAACCGTTTGCTCGGAAAGGGTCTGCAGCCTCATCTGCTGACCATGACGGCAACGCCGATTCCCCGCACCTTGGCGCTCTCTCTGCACGGTGATCTGGATGTCAGTCAGATCGATGAATTACCCCCAGGCCGTACGCCGATCCGTACCGCGATGATCACCGGTTCGAATCGCGACGAGGCCTATTCCTTGATCCGAGACGAGGTGGATAAGGGCCAGAGGGCTTATGTCGTGCTGCCTCTGGTGGAGGAGTCCGAAAAGATGGATTTGCGTTCAGCTGTGGACGTACATCGGCAGCTGGCCGATGAGGTGTTCCCTGATCTTCCGGTGGGACTCCTGCACGGACGTCTTGCCAGTGCAGACAAGCAGTCTGTGATCAGATCCTTCGCTTCAGGGGAGACCAAGGTTTTGGTCTCGACCACGGTTGTGGAGGTCGGCGTAGATGTGCCGGAGGCCAGTGTGATGGTGATCGACCATGCCGACCGTTTTGGACTCGCGCAGCTGCATCAGCTGCGTGGTCGTGTCGGTCGAGGCGCGGCCGCCTCCCACTGCTTGCTGATCAATGACAGTCGTAACCCCCTCGCCCGCCAGCGACTGGAGGTGCTGGTGCGCTCCACCGACGGCTTCGAGATCGCTGAAATGGATCTGCGACTTCGGGGACCAGGTCAGGTTCTAGGAACTCGTCAATCGGGCCTGCCGGATCTGGCGCTCGCAAGCCTTGCTGATGATGGATCTGTTCTTGAGGAAGCGCGTGAAGAAGCAGCAGACATTTTGCGTGAGGATCCAGAGCTCAGGGATTACGTGGTGCTTAGGCGCCTTTTAGATGAGCAGCGCAGTCGTGTCACATCGGCTGCTCAACTGAACTGA